The genomic stretch ATAAAAAGGGGAGGTGTATTAGCAACAAAAACCGTAAAAATCGACGGAGAATTGCCAGCATTGTCTGATCGGAGGTCGAATTACAATATGGGTATTACGGTGAGGACCTAATCGAAGCTCGTCATTTTGATCCGTCTAGTCGGAGAATCTAAAGACGAGGGAGAACACGGCGCTGATGATGAGAACAGTGATGGTGGAGACGCAGAGGAAGGCGAAGGAGACGGTGAGATAGAGGATGGCGATGAAGATGTAGATACATCAAAACTCTCCTGTAATTTTCTCTTGTTAACATTGACGCTGCTTTGAACTGATCTGATCTCTCTGGTTGCCATGTAGTAATCTCTCAGTCGTTTAACGTCTGACAATTTCACTGGTTTCGCTATGAACTCCTCAGCTCCTTCCTCCAAACATCTGTTTTTATTCCAAATTTTAGtatagagaaaaatattttaaaaaccatgcACTGAAGAAttgattgaataatgaaatatcACACCGGTCGATTCGAGCCATCACGTTCTCCGATGACATAATCACAACCGGTATTTCTCTGAAACTAGATGATTCCTGCTCAATACACAAGATTTATCAacattttttgctttatttaattcaaaaaattaaaatagtaaagACCCACCTTGATTTTCTTGAGCAACTCATATCCTGTCATTCCAGGCATGCAGTAGTCAGTAATTATTAGATCCACCTTCAACCCctgagaaataaaattaatcaggaaataaataaataagaactcaaaataattgatatgaTATGTTATTCTTTCACTGACCTCAAAACCAGcagatgaggaggaggaggaggaggaggagctgcTCTTGTCTTCTTCGTCGTCGTCTAACAATCCAAGCAGTTTTAGAGCTCCCCATCCACTGTCCACCGCTGTCACTGCGAACAAAATCCAAACCAAAACTTCAACCTCAAATTAAGAATACTTAATCACTCGTAATCGAATCAAAGACACGGACAAAGTTTACCTTTacaagaagaaattttgagcaaACGCTCGATGACTTTGCGGTCAATAAGACTATCATCCACTGCCAGTACATgaacttcttcctcttcattATCTGAGTTAGAATTGGGTGAGAGATCGAGGCAGTTCATCTTCTCTGACATCCAACGATTTGAAACAATACTGTTAGAACCCATACCCGATTTTCCTTCGAGAGGAGAGAGGATGCAGAAACAGGGCTCTAAACGTCTCGTGCCCTTTGCTTTTTGTATATGCTCTGCCCTGCTTGTGGTAATGGCATAATTGACAAAGGTCCCAAcactgctatatatata from Populus alba chromosome 8, ASM523922v2, whole genome shotgun sequence encodes the following:
- the LOC118058549 gene encoding two-component response regulator ARR5, whose amino-acid sequence is MGSNSIVSNRWMSEKMNCLDLSPNSNSDNEEEEVHVLAVDDSLIDRKVIERLLKISSCKVTAVDSGWGALKLLGLLDDDEEDKSSSSSSSSSSSAGFEGLKVDLIITDYCMPGMTGYELLKKIKESSSFREIPVVIMSSENVMARIDRCLEEGAEEFIAKPVKLSDVKRLRDYYMATREIRSVQSSVNVNKRKLQESFDVSTSSSPSSISPSPSPSSASPPSLFSSSAPCSPSSLDSPTRRIKMTSFD